Proteins from a single region of Hordeum vulgare subsp. vulgare chromosome 6H, MorexV3_pseudomolecules_assembly, whole genome shotgun sequence:
- the LOC123403577 gene encoding pollen allergen Phl p 5.0101-like produces MAVQQYTVALFLAIALVAGPAVSYATYAPAAPAATYAPAAGAQPKATTPEQKLMECINDGFKAAVAAAAGVPPADKYKTFEATFAAASNKAFAEVLKGAATGQIAGQSSSMAKLSSSLELSYKLAYDKAQGATPEAKYDAYVATLTESLRVISGTLEVHSVKPAAEEVKGVPAGELKAIDQVDAAFRTAATAADAAPANDKFTVFESAFNKAIKETTGGAYESYKFIPALEAAVKQAYAATVAAAPEVKFTVFQTALSKAINAMTQTEKVAKPAAAATATATATAGGYKV; encoded by the coding sequence ATGGCGGTGCAGCAGTACACGGTGGCGCTCTTCCTCGCGATCGCCCTCGTGGCGGGGCCGGCCGTCTCCTACGCCACCTACGCCCCCGCCGCCCCGGCCGCCACCTACGCCCCCGCCGCCGGGGCCCAGCCCAAGGCGACGACCCCGGAGCAGAAGCTGATGGAGTGTATCAACGACGGCTTCAAAGCGGCCGTGGCGGCTGCAGCCGGCGTCCCCCCGGCGGACAAGTACAAGACATTTGAGGCCACCTTCGCCGCGGCCTCCAACAAGGCTTTCGCGGAGGTCCTCAAGGGCGCCGCCACCGGCCAGATCGCCGGCCAGTCCAGCTCCATGGCCAAACTCTCCAGCAGCCTCGAACTCTCCTACAAGCTCGCCTACGACAAAGCCCAGGGCGCCACCCCCGAGGCCAAGTACGACGCCTACGTCGCCACCCTCACCGAGTCGCTCCGCGTCATCTCCGGCACCCTCGAGGTCCACTCCGTCAAGCCCGCCGCCGAGGAGGTTAAGGGCGTCCCCGCCGGCGAGCTGAAGGCCATTGACCAGGTCGACGCCGCCTTCaggaccgccgccaccgccgctgaCGCTGCCCCGGCCAACGACAAGTTCACCGTCTTCGAGTCCGCCTTCAACAAGGCCATCAAGGAAACCACGGGCGGCGCATACGAGAGCTACAAGTTCATCCCCGCCCTCGAGGCCGCCGTCAAGCAGGCGTACGCCGCCACGGTCGCCGCCGCGCCGGAGGTAAAATTCACCGTCTTTCAGACCGCCCTGAGCAAGGCTATCAATGCCATGACTCAAACCGAGAAGGTTGCCAAGCCCGCCGCCgcagccaccgccaccgccaccgccactgcCGGTGGCTACAAAGTCTGA